The following proteins are co-located in the Thermus thermophilus HB8 genome:
- a CDS encoding Uma2 family endonuclease: protein MVKTRLTAEEFFALPLERGELVDGEVREERPPKPEHGRIALRIGYHLMRWLEETGRGVAGVEGGFVLRRDPDRVRSPDVWFLSHERLKEVTREGFYEGAPDLAVEVVSPGEEAEGVLAKVLDYLEAGAKAVWLVYPELKAVEVYGRGGEGRLLRAHEVLEGGEALPGFRLPLEALFGQ from the coding sequence ATGGTCAAGACCCGCCTGACGGCCGAGGAGTTCTTCGCCCTGCCTCTAGAGCGGGGGGAGCTTGTGGACGGGGAGGTCCGGGAGGAGAGGCCGCCCAAGCCGGAGCACGGAAGGATCGCTTTGCGGATCGGTTACCACCTGATGCGTTGGCTGGAAGAAACGGGGCGCGGCGTGGCTGGGGTGGAGGGGGGGTTCGTCCTCCGCCGGGATCCCGACCGGGTGCGAAGCCCCGACGTCTGGTTCCTCTCCCACGAAAGGCTCAAGGAGGTGACCCGGGAGGGGTTCTACGAGGGGGCCCCGGACCTCGCCGTGGAGGTGGTCTCCCCCGGGGAGGAGGCGGAGGGGGTTTTGGCCAAGGTGCTGGACTACCTGGAGGCGGGGGCCAAGGCGGTGTGGCTGGTCTACCCCGAGCTCAAGGCGGTGGAGGTCTACGGGCGGGGCGGGGAGGGGAGGCTTCTTCGCGCCCACGAGGTTCTGGAAGGAGGAGAGGCCCTACCGGGCTTCCGGTTGCCCTTGGAGGCCCTTTTCGGCCAGTAA
- a CDS encoding alpha-ketoacid dehydrogenase subunit beta, which yields MRVLNMVQAINEALDLALSRDERVLVFGEDVGRLGGVFRVTEGLQAKYGEKRVFDTPLAESGILGMAIGLAMGGMRPVAEIQFAGFLYPALDQILSHLGRWRHRSRGRVGLPVVVRAPYGGGVHTPEQHADSPEALLCHTPGVKVVIPSSPERAKGLLLSAIEDEDPVFFLEAIKLYRGARAEVPEGYYTLPLGKARVLREGKAATLIGYGGMVEVMLEAAEVAQREGVEVTVVDLETLVPLDEETLLEAVRATGRAIVVYEAMRTGGFGAEIAARIAEGAIDYLQAPVLRVAGYDAPYPPFSAIEHLYRPNARRVLAALRKALTY from the coding sequence ATGCGCGTCCTCAACATGGTCCAAGCCATCAACGAGGCCCTGGACCTGGCCCTTTCCCGGGACGAGCGGGTTTTGGTCTTCGGGGAGGACGTGGGGCGGCTCGGGGGGGTCTTCCGGGTCACGGAGGGCCTGCAGGCGAAGTACGGGGAGAAGCGGGTCTTTGACACGCCCCTGGCGGAAAGCGGCATCCTGGGGATGGCCATCGGGCTCGCCATGGGGGGGATGCGTCCCGTGGCCGAGATCCAGTTTGCCGGGTTTTTGTATCCTGCCCTGGACCAGATCCTCTCCCACCTCGGCCGCTGGCGGCACCGCTCCCGGGGACGGGTGGGGCTTCCCGTGGTGGTGCGGGCCCCTTACGGCGGGGGCGTCCACACCCCGGAGCAGCACGCCGACTCCCCCGAGGCCCTCCTCTGCCACACCCCGGGGGTCAAGGTGGTGATCCCCTCAAGCCCGGAAAGGGCCAAGGGGCTTCTCCTTTCCGCCATTGAGGACGAGGACCCCGTGTTCTTCCTCGAGGCCATCAAGCTCTACCGGGGCGCGAGGGCGGAGGTGCCGGAAGGGTACTACACCCTGCCCCTGGGGAAGGCCCGGGTCCTTAGGGAGGGAAAGGCGGCCACCTTAATCGGCTACGGGGGCATGGTGGAGGTGATGCTGGAGGCGGCGGAGGTGGCCCAAAGGGAGGGGGTGGAGGTCACGGTGGTGGACCTGGAGACCCTGGTCCCCCTGGACGAGGAGACCCTCCTCGAGGCCGTGCGGGCGACGGGCCGGGCCATCGTGGTCTACGAGGCCATGCGCACCGGGGGCTTCGGGGCGGAGATCGCGGCCCGCATCGCCGAAGGGGCCATAGACTACCTCCAGGCCCCGGTTCTCCGGGTGGCGGGCTACGACGCCCCTTACCCGCCCTTCAGCGCCATTGAGCACCTCTACCGGCCAAACGCGAGGAGGGTCCTCGCCGCCTTGAGGAAGGCGCTAACCTACTAA